In Streptantibioticus cattleyicolor NRRL 8057 = DSM 46488, a genomic segment contains:
- a CDS encoding response regulator transcription factor, producing the protein MLTDTVRVGIHVPDAVIRAGLASYLQQDRRVREIPSDRMHEADVIVVAVDTVDASALEQLRAVSNRADARFVMVVGKQWQADISTAVDRGVRGVLWRDAFTPPMFLRTLVTVAEGGGSFPPALQGTLMEQVQWTQREVLTPRGLNASGVSAREVDVLRLVAEGEELSEIAVKLSYSERTVKYILYGLMKRMQLRNRAHAVSYAIRSGLI; encoded by the coding sequence ATGCTCACGGACACGGTGCGGGTGGGTATTCACGTACCCGACGCCGTCATCCGGGCGGGACTGGCCAGCTACCTTCAACAGGACCGGCGGGTGCGGGAAATCCCGTCGGACCGCATGCACGAGGCGGACGTGATCGTGGTCGCCGTGGACACCGTGGACGCCTCCGCCCTGGAGCAGTTGCGTGCCGTGTCCAACCGGGCGGACGCGCGGTTCGTGATGGTCGTCGGCAAGCAGTGGCAGGCCGACATCTCGACCGCCGTCGACCGGGGGGTGCGCGGGGTGCTGTGGCGTGACGCCTTCACCCCGCCGATGTTCCTGCGCACCCTGGTCACCGTGGCCGAGGGCGGCGGCAGCTTCCCCCCGGCCCTCCAGGGCACCTTGATGGAACAGGTCCAGTGGACCCAGCGCGAGGTCCTCACCCCACGCGGTCTCAACGCCTCCGGCGTCAGCGCCCGCGAGGTCGACGTCCTGCGCCTGGTCGCCGAGGGCGAGGAACTCTCGGAGATCGCGGTGAAGCTCTCCTACTCCGAACGCACCGTCAAATACATCCTGTACGGCCTGATGAAGCGCATGCAACTACGCAACCGCGCCCACGCCGTCTCCTACGCCATACGTTCGGGTCTGATCTGA
- a CDS encoding amidohydrolase family protein: MSFPARIDVHQHLVPPVWADALAAIGHDTGGWAVPAWSTGGAIAMMDEQSIATGVLSVTAPGVHLGDDTRARTLARAVNEYGAEVVKDRPDRFGHFASVPLPDVDAALAETAYALDTLGADGVVLMSNVHGRYLGDPGFEPLWDELDRRRATVFVHPAQPPMAWLPGTPAPLADFVFDTTRTALNLVLNGVIGRHPHVRVILAHGGGFLPYAAYRFSGLTSIVVDPGRTADDILRDLRRFYFDTALSASPSALPALLAFAEPGHVLYGSDWPFAPQEAGSYYNGYLEAYPGFAPGQAEAIDRGNAEVLFPRLAR, from the coding sequence ATGTCCTTCCCCGCCCGCATCGATGTCCACCAGCACCTCGTACCGCCGGTCTGGGCCGACGCCCTGGCCGCGATCGGCCACGACACCGGCGGCTGGGCCGTCCCCGCCTGGAGCACCGGGGGCGCCATCGCGATGATGGACGAGCAGTCCATCGCCACCGGCGTCCTCTCCGTGACCGCCCCCGGTGTCCACCTCGGCGACGACACGCGGGCCCGTACCCTCGCCCGCGCCGTCAACGAATACGGCGCCGAAGTCGTCAAGGACCGCCCCGACCGCTTCGGCCACTTCGCCTCGGTCCCTCTGCCCGACGTCGACGCCGCGCTGGCCGAGACCGCCTACGCGCTGGACACCCTGGGGGCCGACGGCGTCGTGCTGATGTCCAACGTCCACGGCCGCTACCTCGGCGACCCCGGCTTCGAACCGCTCTGGGACGAACTCGACCGCCGCCGGGCCACCGTCTTCGTCCACCCCGCCCAGCCGCCGATGGCGTGGCTGCCCGGCACCCCGGCCCCGCTCGCCGACTTCGTCTTCGACACCACCCGCACCGCGCTCAACCTCGTGCTGAACGGTGTCATCGGCCGCCACCCGCACGTACGCGTGATCCTCGCCCACGGCGGCGGGTTCCTGCCGTACGCGGCCTACCGCTTCTCCGGCCTGACCTCCATCGTCGTCGACCCCGGCCGTACGGCCGACGACATCCTGCGCGACCTGCGGCGGTTCTACTTCGACACCGCGCTGTCCGCCAGCCCCAGCGCCCTGCCCGCGCTGCTCGCCTTCGCCGAACCCGGCCACGTCCTCTACGGCAGCGACTGGCCCTTCGCCCCGCAGGAAGCCGGCTCCTACTACAACGGCTACCTGGAGGCGTACCCCGGCTTCGCCCCCGGCCAGGCCGAGGCGATCGACCGCGGCAACGCCGAAGTCCTCTTCCCCCGTCTCGCCCGCTGA
- a CDS encoding MarR family winged helix-turn-helix transcriptional regulator — protein sequence MRDSSKDIPGRGPAPGGQEDVEELAHAADRLFYAMRRSRTATAGQSAVGLSMAQLALLVPLADDTRGEGLPVSRLAAGAEISVPTATRMLQQLEAKGVVTRRRSPHDERRVLVRLTEDGAARLEAMRGELRSRQFQALSHYTPGERRALAEQLHRLTDVIGGAAPGPERDR from the coding sequence GTGCGAGACAGCAGCAAGGACATCCCCGGCCGGGGCCCGGCGCCCGGCGGCCAGGAGGACGTGGAGGAGTTGGCGCACGCCGCCGACCGGCTCTTCTACGCGATGCGCCGGTCACGGACGGCCACCGCCGGGCAATCGGCGGTCGGGCTGTCCATGGCCCAGCTCGCCCTGCTGGTCCCCCTGGCCGACGACACCCGGGGCGAGGGGCTGCCGGTCAGCCGGCTCGCCGCCGGGGCCGAGATCAGCGTGCCCACCGCGACCCGCATGCTCCAGCAACTGGAGGCCAAGGGCGTCGTCACCCGGCGGCGCTCCCCCCACGACGAACGCCGCGTCCTCGTCCGCCTCACCGAGGACGGCGCCGCCCGCCTCGAAGCCATGCGCGGCGAACTGCGAAGCCGCCAGTTCCAGGCGCTCTCCCACTACACCCCGGGCGAACGCCGAGCCCTCGCCGAGCAGTTGCACCGCCTCACCGACGTCATCGGCGGCGCGGCACCGGGGCCGGAGCGGGACCGGTAG
- a CDS encoding SMI1/KNR4 family protein yields MSDSRLLTVTEWRQFLGDYSSTFLNSGYLREAESEGRAKYMLSRTQRKAGWLGYEPASEEAVLAAEERLGVRLPPTYRNFLLTSNGWKSIGELDLLTVDEIGWFPDLSPQVFEWWSSPDTEFSAENLEVLKRCLLISNDNGGSGGNWLLHADGVGEDGEWTAYEWWPGEGGDPEPYDNFSVMAADAVDNFVADESE; encoded by the coding sequence ATGTCTGATTCCCGGCTGCTGACTGTCACCGAGTGGCGCCAGTTCCTCGGTGATTACAGCTCCACGTTCCTGAACTCAGGCTATCTCCGTGAGGCCGAGTCGGAGGGGAGAGCGAAGTACATGCTGAGTCGGACCCAACGGAAGGCTGGATGGCTGGGCTACGAGCCGGCGAGCGAGGAGGCGGTGCTGGCCGCTGAAGAGCGACTCGGGGTCCGGCTGCCGCCGACGTACCGGAACTTCCTGCTGACCAGCAATGGCTGGAAGTCCATCGGCGAACTCGATCTTCTCACGGTCGATGAGATCGGGTGGTTTCCTGACCTGAGCCCCCAGGTCTTCGAATGGTGGTCGTCGCCTGACACGGAATTCTCCGCCGAGAACCTTGAGGTGCTCAAGCGGTGCCTGCTGATCTCAAACGACAACGGTGGCAGCGGTGGCAATTGGCTACTGCATGCGGACGGCGTCGGGGAGGACGGCGAGTGGACCGCGTACGAATGGTGGCCGGGCGAGGGCGGCGACCCTGAGCCGTATGACAACTTTTCCGTCATGGCGGCTGACGCAGTTGACAACTTCGTGGCGGACGAGAGTGAATGA
- a CDS encoding helix-turn-helix transcriptional regulator, with product MTTRTLETTHELAAFLRSRRERLDPYDLGLPPRRQARRTPGLRREDVAELAGVSVDYVVRLEQGRGTRPSADVVEALARALRLTPAERAYLFNLAGQRPSTADKPATTAPPPLARLVTDLSPLPAMLMNHRFDILAWNPEMTRLLLDFDTLPSARRNAMWLCLMHPRIRALYADRERVVREGVAHLRTAWAAHPEDRPLTDLIAELLTGDEEFAWLWGERDIKVNGRGDKVMRHPDAGVITVRFEVLVPLEDPDQRLLVFRAADDESRSALERLCAR from the coding sequence ATGACGACCCGCACCCTGGAGACCACCCACGAACTGGCCGCCTTCCTGCGGAGCCGCCGCGAACGGCTCGACCCTTACGACCTCGGCCTGCCCCCGCGCCGCCAGGCCCGGCGGACCCCGGGACTGCGCCGCGAGGACGTCGCCGAACTGGCCGGGGTCAGCGTCGACTACGTCGTCCGGCTGGAACAGGGCCGCGGTACGCGCCCCTCGGCGGACGTGGTGGAGGCGCTGGCCCGCGCGCTGCGCCTGACCCCCGCCGAACGCGCCTACCTGTTCAACCTGGCCGGGCAACGCCCCTCTACCGCCGACAAGCCCGCCACCACCGCCCCGCCGCCCCTGGCCCGGCTCGTCACCGACCTGTCACCACTGCCGGCCATGCTGATGAACCACCGCTTCGACATCCTGGCCTGGAACCCCGAAATGACCAGGCTCCTCCTGGACTTCGACACCCTCCCTTCGGCGCGGCGCAACGCGATGTGGCTCTGCCTGATGCATCCGCGTATCCGCGCGCTCTACGCCGACCGGGAACGCGTCGTACGCGAAGGCGTCGCCCACCTGCGCACGGCGTGGGCCGCGCATCCGGAGGACCGGCCGCTGACCGACCTCATCGCCGAACTCCTCACCGGAGACGAGGAGTTCGCGTGGCTGTGGGGTGAACGGGACATCAAGGTCAACGGCCGCGGCGACAAGGTGATGCGCCACCCCGACGCCGGTGTGATCACCGTGCGCTTCGAGGTGCTGGTGCCGCTGGAGGACCCGGATCAGCGGCTGCTGGTCTTCCGCGCCGCGGACGACGAGAGCCGGTCGGCGCTGGAGAGGTTGTGCGCGCGGTGA
- a CDS encoding aldo/keto reductase, whose product MALTLDTYRLLGRSGLRVSPLALGAATFGTEWGWGAERDEARKLFDLYTGQGGNFIDTANTYTGGSSERMLGEFARGDRESLVLATKYTTLRRPGDPNSGGAHRKSLFASVESSLRQLGTDYIDLLYLHVWDATTPVEEILRGMDDLVRQGKVLYVAISNAPAWQVSRMQTIADLRGWSPLVALQIEYNLVERSGERDLIPMAREMGLGVVPYSPLAGGVLTGKYTRDDLTAANDASGDGTRKSFNLALGTLTERSLAIADVVKEVAAELGRSPAQVGLAWALRNPAVTAPVIGARTPAQLEDNLGALEVDLTDGQLARLDAAGAIDLGFPHDILASDHIRTVTTGGLRIEPRR is encoded by the coding sequence ATGGCGCTCACCCTCGACACCTACCGGCTGCTGGGCCGCTCCGGGCTGCGGGTGTCACCGCTGGCGCTGGGGGCCGCCACCTTCGGCACCGAGTGGGGCTGGGGAGCCGAGCGGGACGAGGCCCGCAAGCTGTTCGACCTCTACACCGGGCAGGGTGGCAACTTCATCGACACCGCCAACACCTACACGGGCGGCAGCTCCGAGCGCATGCTGGGCGAGTTCGCCCGCGGCGACCGGGAGAGCCTGGTGCTGGCGACGAAGTACACGACGCTGCGCCGGCCCGGCGACCCGAACTCCGGTGGCGCGCACCGCAAGAGCCTGTTCGCCTCGGTGGAGTCGAGTCTGCGGCAGCTCGGCACCGACTACATCGACCTGCTCTACCTGCACGTGTGGGACGCCACGACCCCGGTCGAGGAGATCCTGCGCGGCATGGACGACCTGGTCCGGCAGGGCAAGGTGTTGTACGTGGCGATCTCCAACGCCCCCGCCTGGCAGGTGTCGCGCATGCAGACCATCGCCGACCTGCGCGGCTGGTCCCCGCTGGTCGCGTTGCAGATCGAGTACAACCTGGTCGAGCGTTCCGGGGAACGCGACCTGATCCCCATGGCACGGGAGATGGGGCTCGGTGTGGTCCCGTATTCGCCGCTGGCCGGCGGGGTGCTCACCGGCAAGTACACCCGTGACGACCTGACCGCGGCGAACGACGCCTCCGGAGACGGCACCCGCAAGAGTTTCAACCTCGCCCTGGGCACGCTCACCGAACGCAGCCTCGCGATCGCCGACGTCGTCAAGGAGGTCGCCGCCGAGCTGGGCCGCTCCCCCGCCCAGGTCGGGCTGGCGTGGGCCCTGCGGAACCCGGCGGTGACGGCACCGGTCATCGGCGCCCGTACCCCCGCGCAACTGGAGGATAATCTGGGCGCCTTGGAGGTCGACCTCACCGACGGGCAACTGGCCCGCCTCGACGCGGCCGGCGCGATCGACCTCGGCTTCCCGCACGACATCCTCGCCAGTGACCACATCCGCACCGTGACCACGGGCGGCCTGCGGATCGAACCGCGCCGCTGA
- a CDS encoding fumarylacetoacetate hydrolase family protein — MHLARVMTADGPRHAIADPDHRTVRVLADQRFPPGPSPRLTGETLPLEHARLLAPVVPGKIVVIGRNYGGRGDASGTLVIHLKPPTAVIGPGEPILLPAEAKDVRYEGELAVVIGTTCRSVTPDQAAAHVFGHTCANDVTAWDIGTDGGQWTKAKGMDTFCPLGPWITTDADPGAAVITTHLNGELRQHGSTAHLTRGTAELVSEVSHLMTLLPGDVLLTGTPEGSAAMADGDEVTVTVEGIGTLRNPVATR; from the coding sequence ATGCACCTCGCACGCGTGATGACCGCGGACGGACCCCGCCACGCCATCGCCGACCCGGACCACAGGACCGTCCGCGTCCTCGCGGACCAACGCTTCCCGCCCGGACCGTCACCGCGCCTCACCGGGGAGACCCTGCCGCTGGAACACGCCCGCCTGCTGGCGCCCGTCGTCCCCGGCAAGATCGTGGTCATCGGCCGCAACTACGGCGGACGCGGCGACGCCTCCGGCACCCTGGTGATCCACCTCAAACCCCCCACCGCCGTCATCGGCCCAGGCGAGCCGATCCTGCTCCCCGCCGAGGCCAAGGACGTCCGGTACGAAGGCGAACTCGCCGTCGTCATCGGCACCACCTGCCGCTCGGTCACCCCCGACCAGGCGGCGGCCCACGTCTTCGGCCACACCTGCGCCAACGACGTCACCGCCTGGGACATCGGCACCGACGGCGGCCAGTGGACCAAGGCCAAGGGCATGGACACCTTCTGCCCGCTCGGCCCCTGGATCACCACCGACGCCGACCCCGGAGCCGCCGTCATCACCACCCACCTCAACGGCGAACTCCGGCAGCACGGCAGCACCGCCCACCTCACCCGTGGCACCGCCGAACTCGTCTCCGAAGTCAGCCACCTGATGACCCTCCTCCCCGGTGACGTGCTGCTCACCGGCACCCCCGAAGGCAGCGCCGCCATGGCCGACGGCGACGAGGTGACCGTCACCGTCGAAGGCATCGGCACCCTGCGCAACCCGGTCGCCACGCGGTAG
- a CDS encoding enolase C-terminal domain-like protein: protein MTAAPRVTAVHTATVPMRRAFAHARHSHTTTASVLVTVELNGVEGWGEGAPRPYVTGETPESVVRRLRAFDPGRLARLLPTGDFDAAIDALAAVDLPRLLGGARPAPAAAAALETALLDAVCRIHGRSFSDVLDACPWAAPVLTPAPRPRPVSEVVDTSRTPEEQLGALPPEVRSRLRHVKLKALPSPRETAEHARQIRHLLGPGVRISVDANGGWSPRDAEEGACLLSHSAAVDWLEEPTAPRDWTTLRRVQDGGMPVMLDESAVDAADITRAAATGAASLINIRVSKCGGLLPSLRLARLAHQEGLRVQLGVQVGEIGPLWSAGRTLAARLADLVAVECGRQDEWFPQPLTEPAYSVDREHHLAPPPPGPGHGLRPAAALLPHLHDTPAARPQPQPGR from the coding sequence GTGACCGCCGCGCCGCGGGTGACCGCCGTCCACACCGCCACCGTCCCCATGCGCCGGGCCTTCGCCCATGCCCGCCACAGCCACACCACCACCGCCTCGGTCCTGGTGACCGTGGAACTGAACGGTGTGGAGGGCTGGGGCGAGGGCGCCCCGCGCCCCTACGTGACCGGTGAGACGCCGGAGAGCGTCGTACGCCGCCTACGCGCCTTCGACCCGGGCCGGCTCGCGCGCCTGCTGCCGACCGGTGACTTCGACGCCGCGATCGACGCCCTCGCCGCCGTCGACCTGCCCCGTCTGCTCGGCGGCGCCCGTCCGGCGCCGGCCGCCGCCGCCGCGCTGGAGACCGCGCTGCTGGACGCGGTGTGCCGCATCCACGGGCGTTCCTTCTCCGACGTGCTCGACGCCTGCCCGTGGGCCGCACCCGTACTGACCCCCGCCCCGCGGCCCCGTCCCGTCAGCGAGGTGGTCGACACCAGCCGCACCCCGGAGGAACAACTCGGCGCGCTGCCGCCCGAGGTGCGCTCCCGGCTGCGCCACGTCAAGCTCAAGGCGCTGCCTTCACCACGGGAGACCGCCGAACACGCCCGACAGATCCGGCATCTGCTCGGACCGGGTGTGCGGATCTCCGTCGACGCCAACGGCGGCTGGTCACCACGGGACGCCGAGGAAGGCGCCTGCCTGCTGTCGCACTCCGCCGCCGTCGACTGGCTGGAGGAACCGACCGCCCCCAGGGACTGGACGACCCTGCGCCGCGTCCAGGACGGCGGCATGCCGGTGATGCTCGACGAATCCGCGGTCGACGCCGCCGACATCACCCGGGCCGCCGCCACCGGCGCCGCGTCCCTGATCAACATACGCGTCTCCAAGTGCGGCGGCCTGCTGCCCTCCCTGCGCCTGGCCCGCCTCGCCCACCAGGAAGGGCTGCGCGTACAACTCGGGGTACAGGTCGGCGAGATCGGCCCCCTGTGGTCGGCCGGGCGGACCCTCGCCGCACGCCTCGCCGACCTGGTGGCGGTGGAGTGCGGACGCCAGGACGAATGGTTCCCGCAGCCCCTCACCGAACCGGCCTACAGCGTCGACCGCGAACACCACCTCGCCCCGCCGCCGCCCGGCCCCGGACACGGACTGCGCCCCGCCGCCGCCCTCCTTCCCCACCTCCACGACACACCGGCCGCGCGACCCCAGCCGCAGCCGGGACGATGA
- a CDS encoding alpha/beta hydrolase, with amino-acid sequence MITQHPPATLHPATTTVTAAPDGVPLAVRRWEPEDVRAAVFYVHGLQSHAGWLFETGPELAARGCAVYAADRRGSGSSGGPRGHLTSAREVLDDYAAHFEAVRARCPGVPVVAVGQSFGGSVLAALLSTGRIAPDAVVLCAPALGQQHRRHGSDGTARIQRQRGLRRSPVTLRDEDYTGDHTYLSFMANDHLMLRQVTEGFRAVMVDLESLYREAGPWHGGRPDVPVYFVRPERDAVIDLETSAEVLARLSPGFTEVRFCSDHHYLEFSAARKPLWDWLAGVAVPDPAVPDPAGRTDHR; translated from the coding sequence GTGATCACCCAGCATCCCCCCGCGACCCTCCACCCCGCCACCACCACCGTCACCGCCGCCCCGGACGGCGTTCCGCTGGCGGTGCGCCGATGGGAGCCCGAGGACGTCCGCGCGGCCGTCTTCTACGTGCACGGACTGCAGAGCCACGCCGGGTGGCTCTTCGAAACCGGGCCCGAACTGGCCGCGCGGGGCTGCGCGGTGTACGCCGCCGACCGGCGTGGCTCGGGGTCCAGCGGGGGCCCGCGCGGCCATCTGACCTCGGCGCGGGAGGTGCTCGACGACTACGCGGCACACTTCGAGGCGGTACGCGCCCGCTGCCCCGGTGTGCCGGTCGTCGCGGTCGGGCAGAGCTTCGGCGGCAGCGTCCTGGCCGCGCTGCTGTCCACCGGCCGGATCGCGCCCGACGCCGTGGTGCTGTGCGCGCCCGCCCTCGGCCAGCAGCACCGCCGGCACGGCAGCGACGGCACGGCCCGCATCCAGCGGCAGCGCGGGCTGCGGCGCTCCCCGGTCACCCTGCGGGACGAGGACTACACCGGGGACCACACCTACCTGTCCTTCATGGCCAACGACCACCTGATGTTGCGTCAGGTCACCGAGGGCTTCCGTGCCGTCATGGTCGACCTGGAGTCGTTGTACCGCGAGGCGGGCCCCTGGCACGGCGGCCGGCCGGACGTCCCGGTGTACTTCGTACGGCCCGAGCGGGACGCGGTGATCGACCTGGAGACCTCCGCCGAGGTGCTGGCCCGGCTGAGCCCCGGCTTCACCGAGGTGCGGTTCTGCTCCGACCACCACTACCTGGAGTTCTCCGCCGCCCGCAAACCGTTGTGGGACTGGCTGGCCGGCGTGGCCGTACCCGACCCGGCCGTTCCCGACCCGGCCGGACGGACGGACCACCGGTGA